Proteins from a genomic interval of Rosa chinensis cultivar Old Blush chromosome 2, RchiOBHm-V2, whole genome shotgun sequence:
- the LOC112185212 gene encoding E3 ubiquitin-protein ligase MPSR1, producing MSDFSNPRTSDQMIGETPVLALPTPAIDVSASRQQLLALIDFVFADQPTVVVGASKASIEDMPRVIVTDEGMECSICLESFKVCGEAKEMPCKHRFHAHCIENWLYRRASCPLCRFTVPVDLEEETNGMSEHWIDITDFLDFRDMD from the coding sequence ATGTCTGACTTTTCCAACCCACGTACTAGTGATCAAATGATAGGGGAAACTCCCGTACTCGCCTTACCTACACCAGCCATTGACGTCAGTGCATCAAGGCAACAATTACTTGCTTTAATTGATTTTGTATTCGCTGATCAGCCTACCGTGGTGGTGGGAGCATCAAAGGCATCCATAGAAGACATGCCGAGGGTGATAGTCACCGACGAAGGAATGGAGTGCAGTATATGTTTGGAAAGCTTCAAAGTCTGCGGTGAAGCCAAGGAGATGCCTTGTAAGCACAGGTTTCACGCGCACTGTATTGAAAACTGGCTGTACAGGCGTGCTTCCTGCCCACTTTGCAGGTTCACCGTGCCCGTTGACTTGGAAGAAGAGACGAATGGCATGAGCGAACACTGGATTGATATCACAGATTTTTTGGATTTTAGGGATATGGATTGA
- the LOC112184966 gene encoding FBD-associated F-box protein At4g13985, which produces MDRNEIIAVVEEDSKDRVNKIPDCILSYILSSLRIKDAVDTCLISRGWRDLWKGPRPNLEFDIPNIFGSKYARLIEKHEEKDRLPFLVDRFDRQCFVRRVNKLLELYSGNKVESLRVAFFFDVESTAILDKWIRFAIAKGAKVLDLHLLNSTHWDYAEFYVFPHWIFSELNNAAALKHLSLHRCVLKPPTDFNRLAQLTALCLNKVFVDPGFLEHLFSICVLLEGLTLIKCRVRLSNLIIGPSCHLRDLKVLECDELLKIEIDAVNLSFFEYDGIIFDISCMKTPQLVRFFFRGFSGIHGLPYAFTLLALCPSLETLHLQSFTELENIPETLPTFSKLKHVSLDLFNSDFDLGSVVSFLKAAPLLEELVLTTRAYSYQGEIGNLSGFSHNHLRKVKMQGFQGKRLEIELAICILKFATKLEVMVIDTLGKHYHGCGRWTNYDCSYYQEGNEDENEDVDSEEGREDENKNEEGTQHENEEDNEVEEGSEHENKNEDENEDDDEGVEARELSKDEDEDKDEDKPWIFHWERRGRAVVQQKLKEVKTDAQVIIL; this is translated from the exons ATGGACCGCAATGAAATAATAGCTgtg GTTGAGGAAGACAGTAAGGATCGGGTTAATAAAATTCCGGATTGCATTCTGTCATACATACTTTCTAGTTTAAGAATAAAAGATGCAGTGGATACCTGCTTGATATCCCGGGGATGGAGGGACCTTTGGAAGGGTCCAAGGCCCAATCTGGAATTTGACATTCCAAACATTTTTGGAAGCAAGTATGCCAGGCTCATTGAGAAACATGAAGAAAAGGATAGACTTCCTTTTTTGGTTGATAGATTCGACAGACAATGCTTTGTAAGACGTGTGAATAAACTTTTGGAGCTCTACTCTGGAAACAAGGTAGAGTCTCTCAGAGTGGCATTCTTTTTTGATGTAGAATCTACGGCCATACTTGATAAGTGGATTCGTTTTGCAATTGCGAAGGGAGCTAAAGTTCTCGACCTTCACTTATTGAATAGCACACATTGGGACTATGCAGAATTTTACGTTTTTCCCCACTGGATCTTTTCAGAGTTGAATAATGCAGCAGCCCTAAAGCATTTGTCACTGCACAGATGTGTTCTAAAACCGCCTACTGATTTTAACAGATTGGCTCAGCTAACAGCTCTTTGTCTAAACAAGGTCTTCGTTGATCCAGGATTTTTGGAACATCTGTTCTCGATTTGTGTGCTCCTTGAAGGCTTGACGTTGATAAAATGCAGGGTGCGACTCTCAAATCTGATTATTGGTCCATCGTGTCATCTCAGGGATCTGAAGGTGCTCGAGTGCGATGAAttactgaaaatagaaattgacgCAGTAAATCTTTCCTTCTTTGAATATGATGGAATTATTTTTGACATTTCTTGCATGAAAACTCCACAGCTTGTAAGATTCTTTTTTAGGGGATTTAGTGGTATCCATGGATTACCTTATGCGTTCACCCTACTCGCCTTGTGTCCTTCCCTTGAGACTCTTCATCTGCAGTCGTTTACTGAACTGGAAAATATACCAGAAACACTTCCAACATTTTCAAAGCTCAAGCATGTGAGCTTGGATCTCTTTAATTCAGATTTTGACCTTGGGAGTGTAGTGAGTTTTCTCAAGGCTGCACCTCTTTTGGAAGAACTCGTACTAACGACACGAGCTTATAGCTATCAAGGAGAGATCGGGAATCTTTCCGGATTCTCACATAATCATTTAAGAAAAGTGAAAATGCAGGGGTTCCAAGGCAAGCGGCTAGAGATAGAGTTGGCCATTTGCATTCTTAAATTTGCAACAAAGCTTGAGGTAATGGTGATAGATACACTAGGAAAACACTACCACGGCTGTGGAAGGTGGACCAATTACGATTGTTCTTATTATCAGGAGGGGAATGAGGACGAGAATGAGGATGTGGACTCTGAGGAAGGGAGAGAGGATGAGAACAAGAACGAAGAAGGGACACAGCATGAAAACGAGGAGGACAATGAGGTTGAGGAAGGGAGTGAGCATGAGAACAAGAACGAGGATGAGAATGAGGATGACGATGAAGGGGTGGAGGCTCGGGAATTAAGCAAGGATGAAGACGAGGACAAAGATGAAGACAAGCCTTGGATTTTCCATTGGGAAAGAAGAGGTAGGGCAGTTGTCCAACAAAAGCTGAAAGAAGTAAAGACTGATGCTCAAGTCATCATCCTATAA